The genomic interval ACCGCCTATTGCTCCGACCCCCGTCTCCCCGTTGCGCAGCCTGTGGCTGGCTGTGGCCTTGTCGATGGGTGCGGCCATCTCGCTGGGCATCACGCGGTTTGCCTATGCCTTGCTGTTGCCACCCATGCGCGAAGACCTGGGCTGGTCGTACACGCTGGCGGGCGGCATGAACACGGTGAACGCGCTGGGCTACCTGCTGGGCGCCCTGGCCACGCCCCTGCTGTTGCGGCGCGTGGCTCCCGGGGCGGTGCTGCTGGTGGGCGCCGTGATGGCCACGGTGTTCATGGGCCTGAGCGGATTTTTCACGCAGGCATCACCTCTGCTGGTGCAGCGCCTGCTGGCCGGTGGGGCCAGCGCGCTGGTTTTCATTGCGGGCGGCTTGTTGGCGGCGCGGCTGGGTGCCCAGGTGCCGGGGCGCAGCGGCTTGCTGCTGGGCCTGTATTACGGCGGCACGGGCTGGGGCATCAGCCTGTCGGCCTTGCTGGTGCCTGCGGTGCTGGGCGTGGCGCCTGCGCCGCATGGCTGGACCTGGGCCTGGTGGGCGCTCGCGCTGGCTTGCGTTGCGGCCACGGCGGTGCTGCTGTGGCCCGCGCGGGTGTTGCACGGGCTGGCGGCACCCGTGGCCGCCGCGCCCGGAACCACACCGGCGGCTGCAGTGCCCGACCGTGTGCGGTGGCGGGCATTGGCCCCTGCACTGCTGGGCTACGGCCTGTTTGGCGTGGGCTATATCGGCTACATGACGTTTGTGGTGGCGCTGCTGCGCGAGCAGGGCCGGGGCGCGGGCGAGGTGACGCTGTTTTATGCCCTGCTGGGGCTGGCCGTGGTGCTGTCGTCGCGCATCTGGGCCGGGCTGCTGGACCGCAGCCGGGGCGGCGAGGCCCTGGCGCGCCTGAATGGGTTGCTGGGCGTGGCCACGATCCTGCCCGCCATCACGGGCGCGTGGCCGGTGGTGTTGGCCTCGGGGCTGCTGTTTGGCGGGGTGTTTTTGTCGGTGGTGGCATCGACCACGGCGCTGGTGCGGCACAACCTGCCGCAGGCGCTGTGGGCCAGCGGCATCAGCGCGTTCACCATCGTGTTTGCGGCCGGGCAGATTGTGGGGCCCACGGTGGTGGGCTGGATTGCCGATGGCCCTGGAGGCCTGGCGCGCGGGCTGGTGTTCTCGGCCTGCGCGCTGTGGGTGGGGGCGCTGGTGGCGTGGCGGCAAAAGCCGCTGTAGCGCAACTGGAGTTTTGGCCGTGCGTCGAGCTGCGTGCTCCCAATCGATACTGGCGGGGCCTAGGCCAGGAACGCCGAGCAAGGGCCGCCCCGCAGCGAGGGCGTTGTCCCCCTGCCCGCGTAGCGAGAGCGGGGGGAAGGCGCGCAGCGCCTCAGGGGGTGTCCCTATTTCAGCAAGCCTTCCGCCTTCATGGCGGCCTGCACTGCGGGGCGGGCACC from Acidovorax sp. FHTAMBA carries:
- a CDS encoding YbfB/YjiJ family MFS transporter; protein product: MSFSPPIAPTPVSPLRSLWLAVALSMGAAISLGITRFAYALLLPPMREDLGWSYTLAGGMNTVNALGYLLGALATPLLLRRVAPGAVLLVGAVMATVFMGLSGFFTQASPLLVQRLLAGGASALVFIAGGLLAARLGAQVPGRSGLLLGLYYGGTGWGISLSALLVPAVLGVAPAPHGWTWAWWALALACVAATAVLLWPARVLHGLAAPVAAAPGTTPAAAVPDRVRWRALAPALLGYGLFGVGYIGYMTFVVALLREQGRGAGEVTLFYALLGLAVVLSSRIWAGLLDRSRGGEALARLNGLLGVATILPAITGAWPVVLASGLLFGGVFLSVVASTTALVRHNLPQALWASGISAFTIVFAAGQIVGPTVVGWIADGPGGLARGLVFSACALWVGALVAWRQKPL